A region from the Rhodamnia argentea isolate NSW1041297 chromosome 7, ASM2092103v1, whole genome shotgun sequence genome encodes:
- the LOC115752511 gene encoding 36.4 kDa proline-rich protein codes for MAVAMAMGKASLAPPPSLPGRRLPRLYILSSHQSGCSQTTFPSQTSLCSQTTLPSQASQATLPSQATICSQATPPSQATVPPYVPKPPYVPKPPHHPKPPYVPKPPYVPKPPFYPKPPYVPKPPSHPKPVPKPPFYPKPPYVPKPPYVPKPPFYPKPPYVPKPPHGPKPPAPCPPPLPTPKPPKPKPPPKPKPPVPKPPPMPKPPPKPEPPVVYPPPKPPMPKPPPKPEPPIVYPPPIPKPPVIPPSPPYVPKPPPVEKPCPPPPPPPVPCPPPPAAPQTCPIDTLKLGACVDVLGGLVHVGIGSSAKDTCCPVLQGLLDLDAAVCLCTTIRAKLLNISIVVPIALEVLVECGKTPPAGFQCPAL; via the exons ATGGCAGTGGCAATGGCCATGGGGAAGGCATCTCTTGCTCCTCCTCCTAGCCTACCTGGTCGCCGCCTCCCTCGCCTGTACATATTGTCCTCCCACCAGTCCGGTTGTTCCCAAACCACCTTTCCATCCCAAACCTCCCTATGTTCCCAAACCACCCTACCATCCCAAGCCTCCCAAGCCACCCTACCATCCCAAGCCACCATATGTTCCCAAGCCACCCCACCATCCCAAGCCACC GTTCCACCATACGTTCCCAAGCCACCATATGTTCCCAAGCCACCCCACCATCCCAAGCCACCATATGTTCCCAAGCCTCCCTATGTTCCCAAGCCTCCCTTCTATCCCAAGCCTCCTTATGTTCCCAAGCCACCCTCCCATCCCAAGCCAGTTCCCAAACCACCCTTCTATCCCAAGCCTCCTTATGTTCCCAAGCCTCCCTATGTTCCCAAGCCACCCTTCTATCCCAAGCCTCCCTATGTTCCCAAGCCTCCCCACGGACCCAAACCTCCGGCCCCTTGCCCTCCTCCCCTGCCTACTCCTAAGCCTCCCAAGCCAAAGCCTCCCCCCAAGCCCAAGCCCCCCGTC CCAAAGCCCCCACCCATGCCAAAGCCTCCCCCCAAGCCGGAGCCCCCCGTCGTATACCCACCGCCCAAGCCA CCCATGCCAAAGCCTCCCCCCAAGCCGGAGCCCCCCATCGTATACCCACCGCCCATCCCAAAGCCACCGGTCATACCACCATCGCCGCCTTACGTCCCCAAACCACCGCCCGTCGAGAAGCCGTGccccccaccgccgccgcccccagTGCCGTGCCCGCCCCCGCCGGCGGCGCCGCAGACGTGCCCGATCGACACGTTGAAGCTTGGGGCATGCGTGGACGTGCTGGGCGGGCTGGTGCACGTCGGGATCGGGAGCAGCGCGAAGGACACGTGCTGCCCGGTGCTGCAGGGGCTGCTCGACCTGGACGCGGCGGTGTGCCTCTGCACCACCATCAGAGCCAAGCTCCTCAACATCAGCATCGTCGTCCCCATCGCCCTCGAGGTCCTCGTCGAGTGCGGCAAAACGCCTCCTGCTGGATTCCAGTGCCCCGCCTTATAA